AGAACCATGGCCAATGGCCGAGAGAACAGGCCCTGCAGTTAGAGGTCTGAGTTCATGCCCAGCTCCCCCTTCACTCTGTCGACACGTATCACGAGCGCCTTCTTTGAGCCAGGCGCTGTGTGGTGCTGGGAACCCTTGAGAAATTCTGCTGTAtccggaggtcacctttcagggCACCCAGAGGGACAAGCCAGGCTGGACTGCAGTTTCCTCACCTGGAGAGTGGGGATAATACCAGCACAGATCCCCCAAGGCTATTGGGAAGACTGGACGAAATGGTACTCAGGCAGGGTTGTACCCACGGTGTCCCCTGAGATGGAGCAAATGCTCAGCAAAGGCGGCTGTTGTCGTCAGGAAAACCCGTGGAGGAGACGAAGCCTCCAGGCCCCTAGCTCCCTTTCTGTGCCCTTTTGACTCCTCACTGGTGacttccctctcccctcagaCACCCCTCGCCTGTTCTCATAAAAGATGTTACAAATTATTTCTCATTGAGaaaaagaagaactgacatctggGTTCCGCCATTCTGATGCAATTATTCTGTTGTGGGGCCTGGCCATCACAATTTTGTAAAGCGCCCCAGGATTTGTGAATTCTAATGCACGGCTGGAATTGAGAACCATTAGGTGACGTTCTTTGGGGGACCCTCCCTGACCTGCCAAGACTGGGCTCTTCTCTGTGTTCCTTGCAACGTCTCATCCCTCCCCCGTGGAGCCGAGTCGCATGCGCTCTGCTGTGTTGTGGGCTGACCGTCACCCCGCCTGGCTGTAAACTCCCTGAAAGCAGATGAGACGCCACTTCGTTCATTGCTGTGTCCCCAGAGCCTCGCACAGGTACACGGTAGGTCCTCAGTAAGGAATGTtggtattactcagccatgaagacaGATGAGGTCCTGATGCTACCAACGGATGAACCTTGGGGGCATCGTGCCCAGTACTGTTAGTCACAGAaggacacatactgtatgatcccacctaCGTGAAATGcctacagcagccaagtatacagacaccaaagcttattagtggccaccaaggggagggaggaagaaagggggcCTCGGTGCCTAGGGGCACTGTTAGGGGCCTCTGTTAGGGGTGATGGTATATTGGGAATGGGTACGGGTGATGGtggaacaacatgataaacataattgtcactgaactgtacatgtgaagatcaCTCAGTACCAGATGTTTCGTCACAGAAATATTtaccacgattaaaaaaaaaaaaaagagtgttgaAAGAAAAGAGTCCTTATGGAGCTTGAATGGAAACAAATCCCAGTAAGGACTTCCATATAAACAGTTGATGAGAACCTTTTAGTTCTGTGGGCTGAAaacctttctctcctctctttaaaattttatttgaaattccTCCTTATATGTGCCTCAGAATAACACCCAACTTTCAGTAttatctttccttctttctcagcAGGCCCCTtgctgtgtacacacacacacgcgcacacgcgcacacgcacgcacgcgagcgcacacacacacacactcactctctctctctctcatacgtATCATTAACAAGCTGCTGTAGGACCCCTGTGATTTAATTAGCTAtattatggagtcctggtggtgcggtggttaagagctcagctgctaaccaacaggtcagcagtttgaatctaccagccgctccttggaaaccctatggggacagttctactctgtcctgtagggtcgcagaACATCAAAGTATTTGAGCTGAATTTGCTTAAGCGGGGCGCCTGAGCTACTTTATGAAAACGATCTATGTTCTTTTGTTCACGTAAACAGGTCCATGAAATGGTCTGCTAAaggagatcattttttttttttttttaaggaatgagGTAGGGGGCCAATTGTGGCTTTTTCCTGAGTTCCATTGTTGTTCACTGAATATTACCATTTATTTGTGAGCTGCTGAGCGTGGCTGGAAAGCCTTAGTTACTTCCCTGTTTCTGAAAGTGTTTGCAGTGTCTTTCCTCTACCATCGATATGAGGTACCCTGCTTAACACCAACAAGTTCACCTTCACCTCTGACCACCCAAGTCCAGACAACACACACAAACTGTCTCTGAACTTCAGATTACAGCTAGAAACCACACCCTTAGATGTCTTTCTTTTGCCAAATGTATCATTTCTTAAAGTCCTCCTTCAAAACTGCGGTCTTCTGTGCCTTCAGACCCCAGCAGTCTCTAGAAAGACATTCAGTTCTTGCCCCTTCTAGTGGTATAGACAGCTCGGCCATCCCTCCGCTCTGTCTCCACCATCCGGCTGCTGGGTTGACCTGACTTTGGACTCACAGTTTGTAATAGAGCTTGTATGAAAAAGACAACTCAGCCCCATCCTCCCCTGCACCATGCCAGGAGTATGCCTTTAGGGTTGGggcaggtgggggggggggtactTACGCAAACATGGAACACCTCTACCTCCACAAAGGCCTACCATTTGTCAGGAAGACATTGGCCTTTGTGGGGTGAGCCTAGACCATTGGCTCTAGGTGTGTGTCTGGATAAAGCAGTCGCCGAGTCACTCCCTAGCACAGAATcttgttttgcctttttgcttggcACTTCCCTTCTATCTGCTCTTCCTCGCCTGCTGCTTGTTCCTCCTCCATGTCTCCACATTGGAACGCAGGCTCCACAAGACTGAGAACCTCGTTGCCTTATTTACTACCAAATTCCCAGCACCAGGAGGAGCAGAAGATGCTTATTAAATACTTGTGAGATAAATTATCCTAGAAACTTATTCTTTTCGCTTTTAAACACAGCACTTTTCTTCTCAAGGTCGGTGGTGTCCACCAATCTCAGTGTAATCTAGTGGCTTATCATAAAGAAGGATTCATGCACAGAACATAAAAATTGAAGCAGTTAAATCAATTTCAGGAAAGTACTGTTCCTGACTCTCACGTGTTTCATTGTGAGTGGTTCTGAGCCTCCGTTTGGGGGGTGTTTTTACCTGTGGGTTAGAAGGCAGTTTGGATCGCTCTTTTCTTCTTAGCACTAAATAATTGTATTATTGATTTTACAGACATGCTGAAAGTCAGCAGAAGCACATGGCAGAGAAAATGCCTGCAAAGTGAAAAGAAGCCATCCAACCAGAGGATAAGCTAAAATTTATTTTGCTTCTGTGGTTGTAAAAATGTTgctaaaggtggtgcaggacaaaCATCAGTGTTAGTCATTGATAACGTCTGAAGCTTACTGTCCAGTGATTGGCCTCTGCTTCttaatttattttgattttttacttGTGCCACTAAATACCAggcattttaataaaaatattgttaCAAAAATGTACAGTGCTTACACCATCACCAATCATGGTTAATCAGAAAGGGTAGTTTTAAGcgcatttttatttgtttagagACTTCCAGTTGGAGCAGTGTTATTGCTGACTGCTTTCACTCTTCACTGTAGTTTTGAAGAAGACCCGTGAATGATGGTGCTATCCAAGTCAGAAATACATGCCTGCCTCGTAGTGACGTCGTAGCGCTCCgtaatatgtatattttaatcaGTTTTCAACATTTTGTGAATGTTGACTACCTGAAGTTCATTTCTAGATGTGCTATTAACATTCTGTTGGATTCAGAGGGTTTCTTGAAAGTTTtatgtataaatatgtaaaataaaaattaagaatttgTTTCATATGATATGTCTCTTTGCTCACTAGCAAGCCCTGTGGTCCTGTGCTAACTgtatttcttctctcttctgtcATGCAACTGAATTACCCATCAGGAAGCTTTTTTCAGTAAAAAAACAAAGTGTTCAGAGGTCAGGCAATACAGCGAATTACCAGGAAGattgtgagggtgtgtgtgtgtgtgtgtgtgtgtgtccaaaacaggccaaaggtcagcaaCGTCAGAGCTAGTACTTCTGTTGTTACGTAAAGTTACTAGCCTGGAAGTTTCTGCTTTACTAACAGCTGCTGGTGCCgaggtgacacaaacagtttgtgctccacACTACAGGTTGGTGCTGGGACACAGCCGgcggtaccttagaagaaagccgGTCGATCTGCTTCTCCTAAGAttacagtcatgaaaaccctatggagcagttctactttataacacgtggggtcaccatgagtcagaattgactctatgttAGCAGGtttgggggttttgtttgttttttgtcttgttaGAGCCTGTTACTACATGGAAACACCATTTACTGAGTTCACTACATGAACCAAAGATGCTGTGTTTATTCACTTTCCAAGGTCAGTGTTGCCATTTTAAAATTTAACAGTGTCTATTGGTTACTGGTGGCGCAGGGTTAAGAGttaggccgctaaccaaaagttcagcagttcagatccaccaggcgctctttggaaaccctaaggggcagtttaactttgtcctatagggtcactatgagtcggaatcaactcaacagcgatgggtttggtttttttggtttcttggccCAATGAAGAAAAATACCAAGTCTAAAGTAGATTACAGACTGTTCCCATTAAGCAGAGAGTTTCAGAAAATAGATTTAATTAGCTGATGTCCATGTTGGGATTAAAGAAGCACAAACTCAAGCAGAGATGAACAATTCAGCGTTCCAGAGCAACCCACAGACCACCTGGTTTCCAGAACAACCCACAGACCACCTGGTTTCCAGAACAACCCACAGACCACCTGGTTTCCAGAACAACCCACAGACCACCTGGTTTCCAGAGCAACCCACAGACCATCCGGTTTCCAGAACAACCCACAGACCACATGGTTTCCAGAACAACCCACAGACCACCTGGTTTCCAGAACAACCCACAGACCACCTGGTTTCCAGAACAACCCACAGACCACCTGGTTTCCAGAACAAGCCACAGACCATCTGGTTTCCAGAGCAACCCACAGACCGCCTAGTTTCTAAAGCAATCCTCACACCACCTGGTTTCCAGAAAAACCCGCACACCGCCTGGTTTCCAGAAAAACCCGCACACCGCCTGGTTTCCAGAACAACCCACAGACTACCCGGTTTCCAGAACAACTCACAGACCACCCGGTTTCCAGGACAACTCACAGACCACCCGGTTTCCAGAGCAACCCACACACCACCCGGTTTCCAGAGCAACCCACAGACCACCCGGTTTCCAGAACAACCCACAGACCACCTGGTTTCCAGAACAACCCTCACACCACCTGGTTTCCAGAACAACCCACAGACTACCTGGTTTCCAGAACAACCCACACACCGCCTGGATTCCAGAGCAACCCACACACCACCTGGTTTCCAGAGCAACCCACACACCGCCTGGTTTCCAGAGCAACCCACACACCGCCTGGTTTCCAGAGCAACCCACAGACCACCCGGTTTCCAGAGCAACCCACAGACCACCCGGTTTCCAGAGCAACCCACAGACCGCCCGGTTTCCAGAGCAACCCACAGACCGCCCGGTTTCCAGAGCAACCCACAGACCGCCCGGTTTCCAGAACAACCCACAGACCACCTGGTTTCCAGAGCAACCCACACGCCACCTGGTTTCCAGAACAACCCTCACGCCTCCTGGTTTCCAGAACAACCCACACACCGCCTGGATTCCAGAGCAACCCACACACCGCCTGGTTTCCAGAGCAACCCACACACCGCCTGGTTTCCAGAGCAACCCACAGACCGCCTGGTTTCCAGAGCAACCCACAGACCGCCTGGTTTCCAGAGCAACCCACAGACCGCCTGGTTTCCAGAGCAACCCACACACCGCCTGGTTTCCAGAGCAACCCACAGACCGCCTGGTTTCCAGAGCAACCCACAGACCGCCTGGTTTCCAGAGCAACCAACAGACCGCCTGGTTTCCAGAGCAACCCTCACACCGCCTGGTTTCCAGAACAACCCTCACACCGCCTGGTTTCCAGAACAACCCTCACACCGCCTGGTTTCCAGAACAACCCACACACCGCCTGGTTTCTAGAACAACCCACACAACACCTGGTTTCTAGAACAACCCACACAACACCTAGTTTCAGTGTAAGGTCCATGATGTCATCTGAGGATAGACATTTAGAAAactgtctccattttcctttctcAAAATATACCCAGATACGTATTGTATGGGATTAAAAGGGTTGCCAGCTTCCATTGACTGACATTTATTTAGCAAAGTAGGAAGTCAACAGTTACCATGCTTATGGATCTCAGTCAAGTGATTTtgattttgaattggaaaaaagTGTGGCCCATAAGTATTTTTGGTTTTTGTGAGTTGTCAGTCGAGGAGGACAGGTTGCTCACCCCTGAGCTAATGGGTGGGGCCCAGAGTTCTCTCTGCctaaaaccgttgccatcaagtggattccaactcatagcaaccctataggacggagtagagctgccccacaaggtttccaaggagcgcctagtggatttgaactgccgaccttgtggttagcagccgtagcactaaccactgcgcaaccagggttcTCTCTGCCTAAAGGTCTCTAACTGGGTGGCCAGTGATCGGGGGTGACTCCCAGCCTTGGGAATCCAGGTGCAGCTGCTGGGCCTTTGCCACTTTGGTGAGGCTATTGGTCCTTGAACCAGCAGTTCTTATGTTTTGCTGCACATGGGAACCACCCGGGGAGCTTTAAAAACCACCCATGTCTGGATTAGAGGGGTGGCCTGGGCACTGGGATTGTCTAAAAggaccccaggtgattctgacgtGCAGTCAGGGTTGGTAACTAGTGCCACGACTTCGTTCTTTTTTAGTGTTCAGTATCTaggggttttggggtttttgttgttatttgtttttttctaattgaAAATATACTCTTACTAATTTGGACCTTTTGGGGAAACAAACCTGGGAAGAGAGCTATGAAAAACGCCTGTGGCCCAAGTAGGAAAGATGGTGACCTTCTAAACCTCCAACGGGGACACCCACCGCCTGGAGTGCTGAAACTGAAATGCGGTCCACCGAAAAAGACTTAATTTTAAAATCCTCGCCAGAATTGCCAAATCTCGAAAAGATTTGGATCTCATAAAACACATAGCTTTGCAACTTGCTTTTCCAATGGCAGTCCCTCCAGGCCAGTGCATGCAGATCTAAGCCGTCCTTTCTAAGAGCTACAGAGCATACTTTATTCAGCCGTTCCCTTTAACGGTGGACCTTAGGGACCTTCCCAGGTTTCTGCCACTAAAAACAGAGAAGCAGCGGACGTGCGTACACTTGTAGTTGTGCTTTTACTCGTTCCTCGTTATCCTTTCTTTAACGTTACATGGCGTTGTGTTTAGATAGATCCTTTCACAGGGAGAGGCCATTGTGGAGAAGTTGATTCATTGCAACAGAACTGGACACCCACCCGTCTGAAAGACACCGACTCGTGTTCATCTTTAAACATCCAGCATCAGCAGGGATGTCACTTCCTCTACGAAActgtttccctctctctctctgtgtttgtgtgtgtctctctctctctcacgcgtgcacacacacacacacaaatctgcACACAGGCACAGCCTCCAAGAACTGACCTCTGCCTCGTGAATACAGAGTTTGCTCCATTTCCTAAGGATAGAGGCACGCCTCAGCCACCTTCGTAACTGCGGCCGTCAGCACAAACTAGGCAGAGTCCTTTCATGAAGACCAGCCCACGTGGACACTCTGATCATCAGGACTGCCCTTTTCACACTTGCGTTAACTGGTGGTCCTCTCTTCCTGATTTAAGACTCCTCTCAGCTGAGAGACAAGCCCCTCAGCCTGGCTTTCACTCAAGTTTAAACTCACTGCTCTCAAGCTTAAGGCTCCATGGCTGGCTTGTGCACCCCGAAGCCCCTCACATCCTCAAACCTCTGATCTAAGATCCAGAGCCTCTCCTTCCATGGCATGTGTCATCTGCCATCTCTGGTAAACATCCCTGTGACAGACGCAGCTAGCTGTTCACTGGAATTCATGcttccccacctccccacccgATCGTTGTCCCTGGCAGGTGGTTAAACAGGGACTGCATTTCCCAGCCCCTCTTGCGTCTAGACGTGGCCCCATAACTGGTTCTCACCAACGGGGTGTGAGTGGGTGTGAGGAGCCCCAATTCCAGCCACAGCTTTGAAGAAGGGGTTTGCCTTCTCTGTGCTTTCTCTTTGCACCAGCTGAATCCAAACAATCTTGAGGGCCTAGAGGATGACAGAGCCACAAGATGGACGGAGTCTGCGTCAGTAAATGGGAGAAGTGCCTGTGATCTGGTAGGATTCACCTCAGACTGTTACAAGAGTGAGAAATAGGCTCTTACTGTGTTTGAGCCAGCATACGACATTGAATTTGTTTATTCCAACAGCTAGCATTACCTTAATAAAGCAAGCCCTTGGTGGGGGCAGCCATGGTCCTTTCGGAAAGAGTTGGAAGACAGACCCAGGTCTCTGAGGGCAAAGCCTGTCTTCCTAACCACATGCTACACTGCTTGAAGAGGGCCCGTCCCCTTCCTCTAGGCGGTCTCTGGCTTGCTGACTCGCCCTTTTCAGGTCACAGACCTCGTCAGTTTAATTAGAATCCCATTCTCTAGTCTATCTTTTCCTTTAGCCGTTGTGGTAGAAATTAGAACATCAAAATGATATTTGTTATGAATAAAAAGTTCATGCCAGAAACAAGCATACGGATTTTATTATGATGCCAAGAACACACATATTTGTCAAGCGACAACAGAAAAACTCTGGAAAATCCTGTTTCTACGATCCTCAGAACCACTCCTGGATCATCACCACCACGCCGCTGAGTTCTGAGTCTTAGGAAATGCAATTACATTTTGCATTAGGGttcatttatatttttctaaagaTTTGATACATTCGTTATGAGGTGCTTGATAGGTTATGAGTTTTTCAGAATATTTTAATTGAGGCTTATATTCAGTTGTCAGTATAAATTAATgttaaataatttataaattaatgcTCTGGCTGTGCAAAATAAGTGTCCTAATTTCTAAGTGAGAATCTGGAATAGCTCTCCTTTAGTAGCTTTGGGAAGAAATGATTCACGAAGACTAACTGGGTCTAAGAAATTCTCTCCATATTTCTCTCCACACTTATGCTGTGGAACGGGGAGTCCTGGGGGCACAGaggctaagtgctcggctgctcaccGGAAGGCTGGCAATTCCGATCTACCAGCCGCTGCTTAGAAACCCAGTGGGACAGTTTtagtctatcctatagagtcaccatgagtcagaatggacttgctggcgatggtttttttttttttttttttttttttgtggttgtaatGCAGCTCTTGTTTTAAAAACTATTGAGTCCACTTTGCTGCACCACTAGACAAGCACACAAGGGAGGAAAGGAATACTTACAGGAAAAGGGATTTTATTTCCACCCTCCAGACCAGACATTTGGACTTTCTTGTTGGTTATTTACTACCAGAGTCTCTTCTCCTTTATATTCAATCAATATCTTATTGGCTTTTTGTCTTTGCAGAAAATGGCAGTGTGTATCCTGGCTCTGGTATAGCACAGACAGGGCAGGAAGTGAGCTCTTTAATTTTATGCCTCATAAAGTTACCCCCTTCCAGATGTGTGTTAGTTCTCAGGAGAAATTACAGTCTATAACAGTGTGTCATCTCACCTTGTAGAGGGGATTTTAGGTCACATTGCATGTACTAGAAGTGGCCTTTGAAAGTCAGTGAGGAGCGTATACTTCACCGTAAGAGCACTTCAGATGGGAGGGTTCCAGGTGAAACGATGTTGACTCTTACAGGCAGTGGGGAGAAAGGGCTTTACCACTAATCACAAAGCATCTGTTTCCTCTTTCCAGTGACGTGTCCCTTCTGCTCAATAAGGCTGATTTTAAAATGTGTCATTGTCTCGAATGCAAATCAGACTGAGAATAGAGCACCAGCTAGCTCTGTCAGGCTAAGTAATTTTTTAAGGGAAGTAATGAAAACCTCAGGAGGGATAGTTAGGTGTGGGCATGTTTTCTATAGGAGTAACAAATCCATCTCGCTGCAGTTCTGGCTAAACCAAGACtggggagagaagagaggagaggccTTTTCAGAGTTTCCGAACCTGTCAGTGGGGTGTGGGTCTTTAGGGAGATGGTATTTTTTAACTCCTTGTCCCTGAGGTCAAGAGCAGCGGAGGAAACCTGGGTGAATGTGAGGACTCGGGGAGTAGAGAGGAGCCATTCCATAACGGGCTGCAGGGAACCAGGATGGTGTTTACAGACCTTGGCCACTCCTCAGCAGGCCTTGCCGTGGCCACCTCCCCCTGAATCTGTTCTTGAACCCAGTTGTCCAGTCATTTACCAGGGGAAGGGAGCCCCTGAGTGGCACCAGTGGtcaagctcttgactactaacctaaaggttggtggtcagacctacccagaggtgccttgaaggaaagacctgatgatctgcttccaaaagggcagagccaagaaaaccccatgtagcagttctaccctgacacgcatgaggtcgccatgagttggaactgacggaGACTGGATAGACCAGGATATTTCCTCTGTGAGAGCTAGAGCTAGAGCTCGAGAGCCCCCAACCTGCCTTTCAGATTCCTACAAGGACGTCCTTCAGTCACCACGGTGGGATCAAGGGAAGCTCATGGCCAGGCTCGCCCCCAGGAGTGCTGAGGCCGAGAAGGCATTTGTCAAAGACAGTCTTGAAGGAAAAAGACACCAAAGGAAAATAAGATGTAGGTTGAGATGCATAGAGGGGGAGGACTGGAGCTTGGGTCACGCACATCCCCTCAGAGTCACAAACATAAGTGCATTTGGGCTTAAGGACCAGACTGGTGACACCAATGACAGATGTGAGCTGGGTGTGAGACAAGGAGTGATGGGAGTACACGCGCCAACTGAAGGGATTCAAAAtcgaaatttttttaaatgctatgcCTACCAAACGCAATGTATCTTAGCACCAATTTCAGCCTTCTGTGTTGTGCTCTGTGATTTCTTCACAGGGTGAGTGTATTGTTATCTAATGTGACCTTACAAATCACCCCAAACctaagtggcttaaaacagcaacaaTGATTTATTATCTATTGCAGTTCCTACCAGTCAGGAACTTGGGAGTGACCCGGCTGGGCAGCTGTAGCCTGAGACAGCTGATGAGGTTGCAGTCAGATGTTGGCTGGCCGGGGCTGTCGTCATCCGAAAGCTTGACGACAGCAGAAGAATCCTTTTCGCAGTGGCTCAGCCGCATGCCTAGCTGGTTGGTGCTGGTTGTTGGCAGTAGGCTTCAGTTCCCCACAACATGGGTCTCTCAACGGGGCTGTTTGAGTGTCTTTGCAGAATGCCAACCATTCACTCTTGATTATAAAATCCAAGAGAACAATCAAAAGTGCAATGTCTTAGTGACTTAGCCTTGAAAGTCACATACCTTTAGTTACCGCACGTTCTACTGGTCACACACTTGAGCCTGATTAAATGTGGGCAGAGCCTACGGAAGGGCATGGCGGAGGGTGAGGCTCATTGGAGACTGACTACCAGAGTCAGTGTGTGGGGCTGAGCTTCAGTCTAGTCCTTCAAGCCCTGTGTTCAAAGACAAATGGCAAGTATGCCTTGGTTCCTGTCTAGATAATCTTCGTGCCGCCTAATGATACACGGAGCTAGCTCTGGAAAACCACTTAGAGGACTTTGACTTTCTTTATTCACCAGCCATGAGCCTTCTGTATCCTGATCTGAAGGAATATCTTCTAACAGACTAGTAATTCCACCAAACAGAGCTAGAAATACCagattaaaaagacaaaacaaaccctGTATTTGGATACAGTAGACATTGGAGAGCAGCTGAGACAGCCAAGATCCCAGAGACAAAGGAAGTTCACTGAGATTTGGCCAACTTTCTTCATGATACTTTTCCTAAGGGCATGCACTGATTCCTGGCAAAGGGTGGCTGCTTAGAGGCAGACACCAGCGTAGCTTTTTGGCAGTCTCATAGCATAGGGCTGTCTCTGCAGCCAAGTTTAAAGGACAAAAATCCTGGAGGGAAGAGAGGTGAACAAAAGCAAGACCGGCACTCTGTCTTGTTTCCCTTTGCGGCATTGCTTCGGCTGAGCAGGGCAAGATGCAAGGAAGCCCAACAGAAAGTGGCCAAAAAGGAGGGCAGAGTTTTGGACGTGTCGTGGTGCTGGGAGGCAAAAATTAGGGCCTGCCAAGGAGGACGGGCATCTGCCCAGAAGTGGGCAGAACCAGAGCTAATCCAAGCCtagcaggctgcagcccagcctCAAGTCAGCTCAACCCCTGAGTGGACTGCAGTGTTCTGCCTTGCTGCTTCCTGCTAGAGGCTGGGAGAAACGTCTCTGAGTAAGTACGTGGATAAATTAAAATGAATATTGACTTTACAAAACAATAATGATAATGTCTTGTGGGGCTGCAAATATATGAATGTAAAAAGTGCCAACAGGctaacagggccctgcctgccacCATCAGCCAACGTTGCCTCCTAGGCCACTGTGGCCACGTGGGCTTTGCCGGGGTTCCCAATTCTCCATCCTTCTTTCTCACTCTTCATCATCCTTTATTACTTATTTCCTTGGTCTTGCCTTAACTATGGAAGTAGAAGAGGAGGGCGTCCCGTATACCAGGCACTCCACTGCCAGTACCCCGTTGGCATCGGgtctgttccaactcacggtggccccatatgtgtcagaatagaactaccctccatagggttttcagtggctgtgaagtaaatcacctggccttccttctgaggtgcttccaggtgaactcaaaccaccaacctttcagttagtaactgagtgtttaaccattcatgCCACGCAGGGACTAGGACTCCACTAAGCATGTTGTATTTATTATTTCACTTCATCTTCACAACATCCCCATGTGTCAGTATTATTCCCATTTGATAGATGGGGATACTGAGGCTGAAAGTGAATTAAAGTCGGAGCAATACCCAAACCCACTATCTTTCCATACCATACAACATCCCATAGTTGCCAATGGAAAGTGTTACTTAGGAGGTTAAGATAGGGCAAGTGTTTCTCCTCTCAGCTATAGGTGGTCCTGTCACATTTCCTCGGGAGTTGCTTGAGGCCCATGAGACTGAAGCAGATAGTgatggtctcaggatgatgaagACCGAGAAATCTAAAGCCACTTCACCAAGGAGTAGGAAGGGAACCAATCCAACATCTTCTATGCAGACAAGATAATTTAATCATCATTaaaccaagctttcagagaatggagctgctgctgttgttattttgttctcttttgtttGAGCCTCAATTACCCATTTGTGGGTTTTATGAATTTTGTGTAATATGTCAAC
The sequence above is drawn from the Loxodonta africana isolate mLoxAfr1 chromosome 23, mLoxAfr1.hap2, whole genome shotgun sequence genome and encodes:
- the LOC135228544 gene encoding LOW QUALITY PROTEIN: uncharacterized protein LOC135228544 (The sequence of the model RefSeq protein was modified relative to this genomic sequence to represent the inferred CDS: substituted 1 base at 1 genomic stop codon) → MRLSHCEKDSSAVVKLSDDDSPGQPTSDCNLISCLRLQLPSRVTPKFLTGLFWKPGGVRVALETRRSVGCSGNQAVCGLLWKPGGLWVALETRRCVGCSGNQAVCGLLWKPGGLWVALETRRSVGCSGNQAVCGLLWKPGGVWVALESRRCVGCSGNQEAXGLFWKPGGVWVALETRWSVGCSGNRAVCGLLWKPGGLWVALETGRSVGCSGNRVVCGLLWKPGGLWVALETRRCVGCSGNQAVCGLLWKPGGVWVALESRRCVGCSGNQVVCGLFWKPGGVRVVLETRWSVGCSGNRVVCGLLWKPGGVWVALETGWSVSCPGNRVVCELFWKPGSLWVVLETRRCAGFSGNQAVCGFFWKPGGVRIALETRRSVGCSGNQMVCGLFWKPGGLWVVLETRWSVGCSGNQVVCGLFWKPCGLWVVLETGWSVGCSGNQVVCGLFWKPGGLWVVLETRWSVGCSGNQVVCGLLWNAELFISA